One uncultured Desulfuromusa sp. genomic window, GAAACGTGTTTACGGCATATTAATCTTGTTGCTGTCTCTACACGCAGCACCTGCACGCGCTGACAATTGGGACCCTTGGCAGGTCAACGAACCAGCCACAGAGAAACATTCAGCACATTCAACAGATAACTCGATCCTTCAAACAACTGTCCAGCTGTTTCAGAAATACATATCCCCGGTAGATGGACAACGCTGTGCCATGTATCCCACGTGTTCTGCTTACGCTCTTCAGGCGCTTCGCAAGCATGGCCCCCTTATTGGCGTTTTTATGACTGTCGATCGGCTCTATCATGAGGGTGATCCGATCGAACAGCTGCATCCCATCAATAAATGGGGCTACATCAGGTTTTATGACCCACTGGAGAACAATGATTTCTGGCTGAAAACGGATTGA contains:
- the yidD gene encoding membrane protein insertion efficiency factor YidD encodes the protein MKRVYGILILLLSLHAAPARADNWDPWQVNEPATEKHSAHSTDNSILQTTVQLFQKYISPVDGQRCAMYPTCSAYALQALRKHGPLIGVFMTVDRLYHEGDPIEQLHPINKWGYIRFYDPLENNDFWLKTD